In Aerosakkonema funiforme FACHB-1375, a genomic segment contains:
- a CDS encoding class I SAM-dependent methyltransferase: MSYSQRLLQKGNRLTRFAHQSRFSAVLNVLGNTRYDRALDYGCGDGWLLRTAYEQNTVKSGIGVDVDPYMLSACQEIFADIPGFQFCKPEELSQKIPPQSCDIIFCTETLEHIGNPQKALEQILIYCQPKATMVISVPIEIGPSLLLKQMGRYFANRNGNYGYEPYKLKEIFSAAILWDANSFTSSHSLQLDYTGHKGFDYRKIEKLLQEKVKIERRIFSPFPWSGSFLNSTVIWVCSVENY, translated from the coding sequence ATGTCCTACTCTCAACGCCTGCTCCAAAAAGGCAATCGCCTGACTCGTTTTGCACATCAATCCCGCTTTAGCGCCGTTTTGAATGTTCTTGGCAACACTCGATACGATCGAGCCTTAGATTACGGATGTGGCGACGGTTGGCTGCTCAGAACAGCATACGAGCAAAACACAGTAAAATCGGGAATAGGCGTTGATGTAGATCCCTATATGCTGTCAGCTTGCCAGGAAATATTCGCGGATATACCTGGCTTTCAATTTTGCAAACCAGAGGAATTATCGCAAAAAATACCGCCACAAAGTTGCGATATAATCTTCTGCACTGAAACGCTCGAACATATCGGTAATCCTCAAAAAGCTTTGGAGCAAATTCTAATTTATTGTCAACCAAAAGCCACAATGGTAATTTCTGTACCTATCGAGATTGGGCCATCACTTTTATTAAAGCAAATGGGACGTTATTTTGCTAATAGGAATGGAAATTATGGCTACGAACCATATAAGTTAAAAGAGATATTTTCAGCGGCTATTTTATGGGATGCTAACAGTTTTACTTCTTCTCACTCTTTGCAATTAGACTACACTGGTCACAAGGGATTTGATTATCGTAAAATAGAGAAACTATTACAAGAAAAAGTCAAAATCGAGCGGCGGATTTTCTCTCCATTTCCCTGGAGTGGCAGTTTCCTTAACAGCACGGTAATTTGGGTGTGTAGCGTGGAAAATTATTAA
- a CDS encoding YdcF family protein, whose protein sequence is MANVLNRKRKRFKLLFLASTALTVLLVIIPVRLAIAHLQAPQPQAIFTLGGGIEREIFTAEFALAHPTLEIWVSTGVPTYRSNEIFRAYGIPESRLHIDRRAVDTVTNFTTLVADFKSRHMQHLYVITSAHHIPRAMAIATIIFGSQGIAFTPVSVPSGEPVESWLRIFRDICRSLLWIFTGRTGASFSHKLEVWR, encoded by the coding sequence TTGGCTAATGTGTTGAATCGCAAACGGAAGCGATTTAAGTTACTCTTCTTAGCAAGCACCGCCCTGACGGTATTGCTAGTAATAATTCCGGTGCGACTGGCGATCGCTCATCTGCAAGCACCCCAACCCCAAGCTATATTTACATTAGGCGGAGGAATAGAGCGAGAAATTTTTACCGCCGAATTTGCCCTCGCTCATCCTACATTAGAAATTTGGGTTTCTACTGGCGTACCGACTTACAGGAGTAACGAGATTTTTCGCGCCTACGGTATTCCAGAAAGCAGACTGCATATAGATAGACGAGCAGTAGATACTGTCACCAACTTTACCACTTTAGTTGCCGATTTCAAAAGTCGGCATATGCAACATTTGTACGTAATTACCTCAGCCCATCATATACCGCGAGCGATGGCGATCGCTACCATCATTTTCGGCAGCCAAGGTATCGCCTTTACACCAGTATCCGTGCCATCCGGCGAACCAGTCGAATCTTGGCTTCGCATTTTCCGCGATATTTGTCGTTCGTTGCTTTGGATTTTTACAGGTCGTACTGGAGCCAGTTTTTCTCATAAATTGGAGGTGTGGAGATGA
- a CDS encoding SGNH/GDSL hydrolase family protein, producing the protein MRIPAKYWIPASVVGILITTEVTLRLALGLGNPVLVQADSDTGYRFQPNQKIFRFGKHIQYNQYSQRSEPITPEKPAGKLRILMLGDSVLNGGNPTDQSQIITELFEAKLSASGHPAEVLNASSGSWGIGNQLGYLRKFGTFNADAVILQIGTHDLTQPTSNSEIVGHHPSFPTHPPLLAIQEAWTRYAWPNLAFRLKLGSLPGELPPPTSADPDRQFKENMQSLKQIAILVRSKKIPVFVLFTPNYDDLLPNPKQPKYKSEFLRLLKNLRVPMIDAHAVWSTLPPGTVKTYFRDWVHLTVPAHQAIAQKLFDRLCVGRQLPACLPKKPPTSAIVP; encoded by the coding sequence ATGAGGATACCAGCTAAGTATTGGATACCGGCTTCTGTCGTTGGGATCTTAATCACCACCGAAGTGACATTGCGGCTGGCTTTGGGTTTGGGAAATCCAGTTTTAGTACAAGCTGACTCCGATACAGGCTATCGATTTCAACCAAATCAAAAAATATTTCGATTTGGCAAGCACATTCAGTACAACCAATACTCTCAGCGTTCCGAACCGATTACACCAGAAAAGCCAGCAGGAAAACTGAGAATATTAATGCTGGGCGACTCGGTTCTTAATGGCGGTAATCCTACAGATCAAAGTCAAATTATTACAGAACTTTTTGAGGCAAAATTATCTGCATCCGGACATCCGGCAGAAGTTCTCAACGCCTCATCCGGTTCTTGGGGAATTGGCAATCAACTCGGATACCTGCGGAAATTCGGTACTTTTAACGCAGATGCCGTCATTCTGCAAATAGGTACTCACGATTTAACTCAGCCTACCAGTAATAGCGAGATCGTCGGTCATCATCCCTCTTTTCCCACTCATCCGCCGCTGCTAGCAATTCAGGAAGCTTGGACGCGCTACGCTTGGCCGAACTTAGCCTTTCGCTTAAAGCTGGGTTCTTTGCCTGGTGAACTTCCGCCTCCCACTTCTGCCGATCCCGATCGACAGTTCAAAGAGAATATGCAAAGTTTAAAACAGATAGCGATCCTGGTTCGCAGCAAGAAGATACCAGTGTTTGTTTTATTTACCCCCAATTATGATGATTTACTGCCAAACCCGAAACAGCCCAAGTATAAATCCGAGTTTTTACGGTTGCTAAAAAATTTACGAGTTCCTATGATTGACGCTCATGCGGTTTGGTCAACTTTACCACCTGGGACTGTAAAAACTTATTTTCGAGATTGGGTACACCTGACAGTGCCAGCGCATCAAGCGATCGCTCAAAAACTCTTCGATCGACTTTGCGTAGGTCGCCAGTTACCAGCCTGTTTACCCAAGAAGCCTCCGACTTCAGCGATCGTGCCTTAA
- a CDS encoding glycosyltransferase family 4 protein, with amino-acid sequence MGILQGEHKLYQFLTHRRGAIRNGNIPKQQHSVKLSIITQFYPPDYAATGQLIEELASQLRHYGMYVHIFTGQPGYAFQKESAPSEEYKDMMSIRRSRTSRLWPKRIRGKAVNGLLFCVRSAVHLLKTSWRGDVLLVTTAPPFLPILGYLINLWFGLPYVCLLYDLYPDVAVELQVVPVHHWLVRLWDVINQQIWKNAQGVIVLSPSMKQRIVAKCPEVADKVAVIHSWADPDIIVPMPKQENWFAQKYKLVDQFTVLYSGNIGRCHDMETIVEAAELLQNEPIQFVFIGDGAKRQACEDRIAELGLTNCLFLPYQHKENLPYSLTACDLSLVTVSPGMEGLVAPSKLYGILAAGRPVGVICEERSYLRQLVEEAKCGASFRNNDATGLANFIRRLASDSQLADLMGKAGRSYLKSNFTLDIIAQKYSEVLLGKAIVTEPEPTPQTPIVVNQAH; translated from the coding sequence ATGGGAATTCTACAAGGGGAACACAAGTTGTACCAGTTTTTGACTCACCGGCGAGGTGCCATAAGGAATGGAAATATTCCCAAACAGCAGCATTCAGTGAAACTATCTATTATTACCCAGTTTTATCCACCTGACTATGCCGCTACCGGACAGCTCATTGAAGAGCTAGCCTCGCAGTTGAGGCATTACGGTATGTACGTCCACATCTTCACAGGACAGCCAGGGTACGCCTTTCAAAAGGAAAGCGCTCCCAGCGAAGAATATAAGGACATGATGTCGATCAGGCGATCGCGCACATCTCGACTTTGGCCCAAACGAATACGCGGTAAAGCGGTCAACGGTCTGTTATTCTGTGTGCGATCGGCAGTCCACTTACTGAAAACCTCTTGGAGAGGCGATGTTTTACTCGTCACCACTGCACCGCCTTTCCTACCAATTTTGGGCTACTTAATTAATCTTTGGTTTGGATTGCCCTATGTATGTTTGCTGTATGATTTGTATCCCGATGTAGCGGTGGAACTGCAAGTCGTCCCCGTTCACCATTGGTTAGTTCGACTGTGGGATGTAATTAACCAACAAATTTGGAAAAACGCCCAAGGGGTAATAGTCCTCAGCCCCTCTATGAAACAGCGCATCGTCGCCAAGTGTCCGGAAGTCGCAGATAAAGTTGCCGTCATTCACAGTTGGGCCGATCCCGATATCATTGTCCCGATGCCCAAACAAGAAAACTGGTTCGCCCAAAAGTACAAGCTGGTAGATCAATTTACGGTTCTTTATTCCGGTAACATAGGGCGCTGTCACGATATGGAGACAATTGTGGAAGCGGCGGAACTTCTGCAAAACGAACCTATTCAATTTGTCTTTATTGGGGATGGCGCTAAGCGTCAAGCTTGTGAGGATAGAATCGCCGAGCTGGGTTTGACGAATTGTTTGTTTTTGCCTTACCAGCACAAGGAGAACCTTCCTTACTCGCTGACTGCTTGTGATTTATCTTTAGTCACGGTCAGTCCGGGAATGGAGGGATTGGTTGCTCCCAGCAAACTTTACGGTATTTTAGCGGCTGGGCGTCCGGTGGGAGTAATTTGTGAGGAACGTTCCTATTTACGCCAGCTGGTTGAAGAAGCGAAGTGCGGTGCTTCTTTCCGGAATAACGATGCTACCGGCTTGGCTAATTTTATTCGCCGTTTGGCTAGCGATAGCCAGTTAGCCGATCTCATGGGTAAAGCGGGTCGTTCCTACCTCAAATCCAACTTTACGCTGGACATTATTGCCCAAAAATATTCGGAGGTGTTGCTGGGTAAAGCCATAGTCACAGAACCAGAACCAACACCGCAAACACCGATCGTCGTTAATCAAGCTCACTAA